Proteins encoded within one genomic window of Pararhizobium capsulatum DSM 1112:
- a CDS encoding ROK family protein, with product MQDVKELFRDQEAPAGRIVRAIAAIGAATATQLVKSTGLARSTVSTLLSELKDGGIVLDLDTKSNGFGRPSQLLSLNPATGRCAGVLLGLGEIRIVICDLAHTVLSDVWFEMRRDYTPEEAAEQIRDNLTRQCASLGLAIKDLLGVGLAISAPLSYDGRVLNGDVLPTWGGVDLAAIFSKHLDCPLHAENESHCGALAEMTWGAAIGEKDFVLYKFDLGVGGAIVRDGVVQRGFNGSAAEFGHIVLDTNGSLCRCGNRGCLQTFTGGYHLMQHAEKFGGQPVTIDQFIERTREGRLGYSRLIEDAAEKAGWGMGITASILNPPLFIIVGKLATIGKAFTEPLERSFARHTLPPPDQVADMPRPRFVVGKFLGNDDTVLGAVALVLHQHGRISDTPTSNIKRLVV from the coding sequence CCACAGGCCTCGCGCGCTCCACGGTCTCGACACTTCTTTCGGAATTGAAAGATGGGGGCATCGTTCTCGATCTCGACACCAAGAGCAACGGCTTCGGCCGTCCCTCACAACTTCTCTCGCTCAATCCCGCAACGGGCCGCTGTGCCGGCGTGCTGCTTGGCCTCGGCGAAATCCGCATCGTCATCTGCGATCTTGCCCATACCGTGCTGTCGGACGTCTGGTTCGAGATGCGCCGCGACTATACGCCGGAGGAAGCCGCCGAGCAGATCAGGGACAATCTGACCCGGCAATGCGCATCGCTCGGCCTTGCGATCAAGGACTTGCTAGGTGTCGGCCTCGCGATCTCTGCACCGCTCAGCTATGACGGGCGCGTCCTCAACGGCGATGTCTTGCCGACCTGGGGCGGCGTCGATCTTGCCGCGATCTTCTCGAAACATCTGGACTGTCCGCTGCATGCGGAGAACGAAAGCCATTGCGGCGCGCTTGCCGAGATGACCTGGGGTGCGGCGATCGGCGAGAAGGACTTCGTTCTCTACAAGTTCGACCTTGGCGTCGGCGGCGCGATTGTGCGTGATGGCGTCGTGCAACGCGGTTTCAACGGCAGTGCCGCCGAGTTTGGCCATATCGTGCTCGATACCAACGGCAGCCTCTGCCGTTGTGGCAACCGGGGCTGCCTGCAAACCTTCACAGGCGGCTATCATCTCATGCAGCATGCGGAAAAATTCGGTGGCCAGCCGGTGACCATCGACCAGTTCATCGAGCGGACCCGCGAAGGTCGCCTTGGCTACAGCCGGTTGATCGAGGATGCGGCGGAAAAGGCCGGCTGGGGCATGGGCATCACCGCCAGCATCCTCAACCCACCATTGTTCATCATCGTCGGCAAGCTCGCGACGATCGGCAAGGCTTTTACCGAACCATTGGAGCGCAGCTTCGCGCGCCACACGCTTCCCCCACCCGATCAGGTCGCCGACATGCCGAGACCGCGTTTCGTCGTCGGAAAGTTCCTCGGCAACGACGATACGGTTCTGGGCGCGGTGGCGTTGGTACTGCACCAGCATGGGCGGATCAGTGATACTCCAACATCGAATATCAAGCGCCTGGTCGTATAA
- a CDS encoding mandelate racemase/muconate lactonizing enzyme family protein: MHITGIKTYMQRVDDRPRLLLKIETSEGISGWGECYNHGPDWALPPLLDYLFHQIEGEDPRRVEFLVLKLNQQCRFPPGALGLAAISAIDHALWDIAGKAAGLPVYMLLGGHVRDRVKVYCGVYTAPDPQHALDQTLKLNQDYGYTAFKLSPYRRDLHGSRWGEIVKETGDYFGKIREITPSHYEFAFDAHAKIFEPYQAVQLAAALAPNDPLFYEEPIRPEHIPAWAELKSKVTVPLATGESLYNRFEFLSLLTARGADIIQPDICVVGGVTEMRRIAAIAEAHYVTVAPHNPMGPLATAVNVHFCAAQSNFKILEFKPHVHAPWALDPYMPVDGHMELRPDRPGWGIEIDEKVLAKDDYIHWERKITRKPDGSTAYP; encoded by the coding sequence GTGCATATCACTGGCATCAAGACTTACATGCAGCGTGTCGATGACCGTCCGCGTCTGCTTTTGAAGATCGAAACGAGCGAAGGCATCAGTGGCTGGGGGGAATGCTACAATCACGGACCCGACTGGGCATTGCCGCCGCTGCTCGATTATCTGTTCCATCAGATCGAAGGTGAAGATCCGCGCCGTGTCGAATTTCTGGTGTTGAAGCTCAATCAGCAGTGCCGCTTCCCGCCGGGAGCACTTGGCCTGGCCGCGATCTCCGCCATTGATCACGCTCTTTGGGATATTGCTGGCAAGGCCGCCGGACTGCCGGTCTACATGCTTCTGGGTGGCCATGTCCGCGACCGGGTCAAGGTCTATTGCGGCGTCTACACCGCGCCCGATCCGCAGCACGCGCTCGATCAGACCCTGAAGCTAAACCAGGACTACGGCTATACCGCCTTCAAGCTCAGCCCCTATCGCCGGGATCTGCATGGCAGTCGTTGGGGCGAAATTGTCAAGGAAACCGGCGATTACTTCGGCAAGATTCGCGAAATCACGCCCTCGCACTATGAATTTGCTTTCGATGCCCATGCCAAGATTTTCGAGCCCTATCAGGCCGTGCAACTGGCGGCGGCACTTGCCCCGAACGACCCGCTCTTCTACGAGGAGCCGATCCGGCCCGAGCATATTCCGGCGTGGGCGGAATTGAAATCCAAGGTCACGGTTCCGCTGGCCACGGGAGAATCTCTCTACAATCGCTTCGAGTTCCTGTCGCTGCTCACCGCCCGCGGCGCCGATATCATCCAGCCCGATATCTGCGTGGTCGGCGGCGTCACCGAAATGCGCCGCATAGCCGCCATTGCCGAAGCGCATTATGTGACGGTTGCTCCTCACAACCCGATGGGGCCGTTGGCGACAGCCGTAAACGTGCATTTCTGCGCCGCACAGTCGAATTTCAAGATCCTTGAATTCAAGCCGCATGTGCACGCGCCGTGGGCGCTGGACCCCTATATGCCGGTCGATGGCCACATGGAACTTCGCCCCGACCGCCCCGGCTGGGGTATTGAGATCGATGAAAAGGTCCTGGCCAAGGACGACTACATCCACTGGGAGCGCAAGATCACCCGCAAGCCTGATGGTTCAACGGCGTATCCGTGA
- a CDS encoding dihydrodipicolinate synthase family protein has translation MSEKLETVRKALTGISGVPVTPYSQDGSIDVEKLGALIRGLAAASVHNLMAAGNTGEFFTLTMDEIRIVHRTTIAAAGGKSLVSAAVGRSLSDAKALAKDAIAEGADAIMGHHPMDPFAGPSYQARYFLELADFCTVPVIAYVRSDGFSVADFRQLALHPNIAGIKFASTNLMLLAEVIRSTDDAPAIWVCGLAEGWAPAFYALGARGFTSGLVNVFPQRSHAIHTALEAGNYAGARKLIDGIAEFEALRTKYNNGANVTVVKEALGMLGTDVGPVRIPGVVALNDGERAILRGVVDRVITEQRAA, from the coding sequence GTGAGTGAGAAGCTCGAGACCGTTAGAAAAGCGCTTACTGGCATTTCAGGCGTACCCGTTACACCCTATTCCCAGGACGGCAGCATCGATGTCGAGAAGTTGGGTGCATTGATCAGAGGTCTTGCCGCCGCCAGCGTTCACAACCTCATGGCGGCAGGCAACACAGGTGAGTTCTTCACCCTCACCATGGACGAGATCCGCATCGTGCATCGCACCACCATCGCGGCTGCCGGCGGCAAGTCTCTGGTGAGTGCCGCCGTGGGTCGCTCGCTGAGCGATGCCAAAGCCCTTGCCAAGGATGCGATTGCTGAAGGTGCCGATGCGATCATGGGTCATCATCCCATGGACCCGTTCGCCGGCCCCTCCTATCAGGCCCGCTATTTCCTGGAACTCGCCGATTTCTGCACTGTGCCGGTGATCGCCTATGTTCGCAGCGACGGTTTCTCCGTTGCTGACTTCCGCCAGCTTGCGCTGCATCCCAACATTGCCGGCATCAAGTTCGCATCGACCAACCTGATGTTGCTGGCCGAGGTGATCCGCTCAACTGATGACGCTCCAGCCATCTGGGTCTGCGGCTTGGCTGAAGGCTGGGCACCCGCCTTTTATGCACTCGGCGCCCGTGGCTTCACCTCGGGCCTCGTCAACGTTTTTCCGCAACGGTCCCACGCCATTCATACGGCTCTCGAGGCCGGAAACTATGCCGGTGCGCGCAAGCTGATCGACGGCATCGCCGAATTCGAGGCGCTGCGCACGAAATACAACAACGGAGCCAATGTCACCGTCGTCAAGGAAGCTCTGGGCATGCTTGGCACTGATGTCGGCCCGGTTCGCATTCCGGGCGTCGTCGCGCTGAATGACGGGGAACGCGCCATACTGCGCGGCGTGGTGGACCGGGTCATCACCGAGCAGCGTGCGGCTTAA
- a CDS encoding GntR family transcriptional regulator, with protein MANETDLQRGMGGIEKLDPQLQLTVRDHVHRILRGAIIAGRFTPDEKVNERQLAEQFGVSTTPIKEALRLLEAEGLVQALPRRGVLIKFNMNWAEEMILARAALESMIGHLAARRIADEGKTALRATVNLMEAATSSGNADQLIVLNEAFHDEIHRASRCQYLARLIERQQFYDASIRRIIHSDPAERNKALREHSSIADAIIDGDAERAERHMRNHVVRSGETYLSIVFGKKEDIQGE; from the coding sequence ATGGCGAATGAAACTGATCTTCAGCGCGGAATGGGCGGCATCGAGAAGCTGGATCCCCAACTTCAGTTGACGGTGCGCGATCACGTGCACCGCATCCTGCGCGGCGCCATCATCGCCGGTCGGTTCACCCCCGATGAAAAGGTCAATGAACGTCAGTTGGCGGAGCAGTTCGGCGTCAGCACTACGCCGATCAAGGAGGCCTTGCGGCTGTTGGAGGCAGAAGGCCTCGTGCAGGCGCTCCCCCGGCGAGGCGTGCTCATCAAGTTCAACATGAACTGGGCGGAGGAGATGATCCTGGCCCGCGCCGCGCTGGAATCCATGATCGGCCATCTGGCCGCGCGCCGCATTGCGGATGAGGGAAAGACTGCGCTCAGGGCGACGGTCAACCTGATGGAGGCGGCGACTTCCAGCGGCAATGCGGACCAGCTGATTGTGCTCAATGAAGCCTTCCACGACGAAATTCACCGCGCGTCGCGCTGCCAGTATCTGGCGCGACTGATCGAGCGCCAGCAGTTCTACGATGCGAGCATTCGCAGGATCATCCATTCCGATCCTGCGGAGCGCAACAAGGCGCTGCGCGAGCACAGTTCCATCGCTGACGCAATTATCGACGGAGATGCCGAGCGTGCGGAACGGCATATGCGCAATCATGTCGTCCGCTCGGGCGAGACCTACCTGTCAATCGTATTCGGAAAAAAAGAGGATATCCAAGGTGAGTGA
- a CDS encoding ABC transporter substrate-binding protein, whose protein sequence is MFRRHFLTLASAVAIATALPFVATAATPSDQLVIATNMSSMRGLDPHELNQLEAAEVVANLYERLIVLPADNITQPQPGLAESWTVSEDGKTFTFKIRSGVTFHSGNPLTAKDVEWSLRRLVKLGLAPSTDLRQWGFSADNVDSLIRATDEHTVVVETKEVWNADLILLSLASFSTSILDSAFLADKAKNDDMGREFLQTADAGSGPYSLRSWRANELLIADAFKDYWQGEPAMRRVVLRHLPESSAQRLQIENGDMDIATRLSSTDLAALEAGGKVDIQKTPGFGFYYLALNQKDEILGNPKVREAFRYLIDYDGLASTVMKYYGIKQHSIIPAGLPGAMTENPYKLDIEKAKQLLAEAGYPDGFSKVYYATPVTPEFEIAQSLQANAAKAGIKLDLQGGDHIGKFRERAFEIFSARSGERLPDPHAVLASYATNANNADEAKLTGLLAWRSAWDVPKDIQDMVQAAAHETDKAKRGELYAKINKAYLASSPALVTSFQRTDAKAVSKTVKGYTGHSTWLTRWDTVTKGE, encoded by the coding sequence ATGTTCAGACGCCACTTTTTGACCCTCGCCAGCGCTGTCGCGATTGCCACTGCGCTGCCTTTCGTCGCAACGGCCGCAACGCCGAGTGATCAGTTGGTCATTGCGACCAACATGTCCTCCATGCGTGGCCTGGACCCCCATGAACTCAATCAGCTCGAAGCCGCCGAGGTTGTCGCCAATCTATACGAGCGCCTGATCGTTCTGCCGGCTGACAACATTACGCAGCCCCAGCCAGGCCTTGCAGAAAGCTGGACCGTTTCCGAGGATGGCAAGACCTTCACCTTCAAGATCCGCTCTGGCGTGACGTTCCATTCCGGCAACCCCCTGACAGCCAAGGATGTCGAATGGTCGCTGCGCCGTTTGGTGAAGCTGGGGCTTGCTCCCTCCACCGATCTTCGCCAATGGGGCTTCTCGGCTGACAACGTCGACAGCCTCATCCGCGCCACGGACGAACACACTGTCGTCGTCGAGACCAAGGAAGTCTGGAACGCAGACCTGATCCTGCTGTCGCTTGCCAGTTTCTCCACGTCGATCCTGGACAGCGCCTTTCTTGCCGACAAGGCCAAGAACGATGACATGGGTCGGGAATTCCTGCAGACCGCGGATGCCGGATCCGGTCCCTATTCGCTGCGCAGCTGGCGGGCCAACGAACTGCTGATCGCCGATGCCTTCAAGGACTACTGGCAGGGTGAGCCGGCCATGCGTCGTGTCGTTCTGCGCCACCTGCCAGAATCCTCTGCGCAGCGCCTGCAGATCGAAAACGGCGATATGGACATCGCGACCCGTTTGTCCTCCACCGATCTTGCAGCGCTCGAAGCCGGCGGCAAGGTGGATATCCAGAAGACACCGGGATTCGGTTTCTACTATCTGGCGCTGAACCAGAAAGACGAGATCCTCGGCAACCCAAAGGTTCGCGAAGCCTTCCGCTACCTCATCGACTATGATGGCCTCGCCAGCACAGTCATGAAATATTACGGCATCAAGCAACATAGCATCATTCCCGCCGGCTTGCCGGGCGCAATGACGGAAAATCCCTACAAGCTTGATATTGAAAAGGCCAAGCAGCTGCTTGCCGAAGCCGGATATCCCGACGGCTTCTCCAAGGTCTACTATGCCACACCGGTCACGCCGGAATTCGAAATCGCCCAGTCGTTGCAGGCAAATGCGGCAAAGGCGGGCATCAAGCTCGACCTGCAGGGCGGGGACCATATCGGCAAATTTCGTGAACGGGCCTTCGAGATTTTCTCGGCGCGCTCGGGCGAACGCCTGCCCGACCCGCATGCAGTGCTCGCTTCCTACGCAACCAATGCCAACAACGCCGACGAAGCCAAGCTGACCGGTCTTCTGGCGTGGCGCTCGGCATGGGACGTGCCGAAGGACATTCAGGATATGGTGCAGGCCGCGGCCCACGAAACCGACAAGGCCAAGCGTGGCGAACTCTATGCCAAGATCAACAAGGCCTATCTGGCATCCTCGCCGGCATTGGTCACATCTTTCCAAAGAACGGATGCCAAGGCTGTCAGCAAGACGGTGAAAGGCTATACCGGCCACTCAACCTGGTTGACCCGCTGGGACACCGTGACCAAGGGCGAATAA
- a CDS encoding ABC transporter permease — MLSSAGKIATSFAVILTTLFGLLVITFVIGRLVPADPVIAAVGDQADQVTYDRVYKEMGLDRPLYVQFGHYLADVVRFDFGQSHITKNKVSDDLARVFPATLELATLATLIGAGFGVPLGVVSAVRKGTWVDHLGRVIGLLGYSTPIFWLGTVVILVFYAKLGLIPGGGRIDIYNEGLVEGPTGSLLVDSIIAGEWGVFWSALHHVLAPALILGYAAMAYLSRMSRSFMLEQLRQEYILTARAKGLSQNSVVWRHAFRNIRVQLLTVVALAYCGLLDGTVLIETVFAWPGLGQYLTSALFFADMNAVLGSVLLIGIISIAINLLSDIVYRFIDPRTR; from the coding sequence CTGTTGTCCAGTGCCGGTAAAATCGCGACCTCTTTCGCAGTAATCCTGACAACCCTGTTCGGTCTTTTGGTTATTACGTTCGTGATCGGACGCCTGGTGCCAGCCGATCCGGTCATTGCTGCCGTTGGCGACCAGGCCGATCAGGTAACCTATGACCGCGTGTACAAGGAGATGGGCCTCGATCGCCCCCTCTACGTACAGTTCGGACACTACCTGGCCGACGTGGTGCGTTTCGACTTCGGTCAATCGCATATCACCAAGAACAAGGTATCGGACGATCTCGCCCGCGTGTTCCCCGCCACCCTCGAACTGGCGACACTGGCGACGCTGATCGGGGCCGGTTTCGGGGTGCCGCTGGGCGTCGTCTCCGCGGTGCGCAAGGGGACATGGGTCGACCATCTCGGCCGTGTCATCGGTCTGCTCGGTTACTCGACACCGATCTTCTGGCTTGGCACGGTCGTCATTCTGGTCTTCTACGCCAAGTTAGGACTGATCCCCGGAGGAGGACGAATAGATATCTACAACGAGGGTCTGGTCGAAGGGCCGACCGGTTCGTTGCTGGTGGATTCCATCATCGCCGGAGAATGGGGCGTATTCTGGAGCGCGCTTCATCATGTGCTCGCGCCAGCGCTGATTCTCGGCTACGCCGCCATGGCCTATCTCAGCCGCATGAGCCGCAGCTTCATGCTGGAGCAGCTGCGTCAGGAATACATCCTGACGGCGCGCGCCAAGGGGCTCAGCCAGAATTCCGTGGTCTGGCGCCATGCATTCCGCAATATCCGCGTGCAGTTGCTGACCGTGGTGGCGCTGGCCTATTGCGGCCTTCTGGATGGTACCGTGCTCATCGAAACAGTTTTCGCGTGGCCGGGCCTTGGCCAGTATCTGACATCAGCGCTTTTCTTCGCCGACATGAACGCGGTGCTCGGCAGCGTGCTCCTGATCGGCATCATCTCCATCGCGATCAATCTTCTCTCGGATATTGTCTATCGCTTTATCGATCCGAGGACACGGTGA
- the nikC gene encoding nickel transporter permease, protein MEKPASLHDWLINEDFTSTRQARLHKMYVAWLSLLANPLAFTGFLVILGLILVAIFGPMIITYDPYAQDLSKALQPLSSTHWFGTDEFGRDVFTRLVYGARTTLYISILVTVIVGPIGFVIGATSGYLGGWVDVVLMRITDIFLSFPSLVLALAFSAALGPGIENAVIAIALTVWPPIARLARAETLTFRNADFVVAAELQGAGMMRILLRHIVPLCAPSVVVRLTLNMSSIILTAAGLGFLGLGAQPPMPEWGAMAASGRQYLLDAWWLTTIPGIAILTVSLAFNLLGDGLRDILDPRNA, encoded by the coding sequence ATGGAAAAACCTGCTTCCCTGCATGACTGGCTGATCAACGAAGACTTCACATCGACGCGCCAGGCGCGGCTGCACAAGATGTATGTCGCCTGGCTGAGCCTGCTTGCCAACCCCCTCGCCTTCACCGGTTTTCTGGTCATCCTGGGTTTGATCCTGGTCGCGATTTTCGGTCCGATGATCATCACCTACGACCCTTATGCCCAAGACCTTTCCAAGGCGCTGCAGCCGCTGTCTTCGACACACTGGTTCGGCACCGACGAATTCGGCCGCGACGTCTTTACGCGCCTGGTCTACGGCGCCCGCACGACGCTCTACATCAGCATTCTAGTTACCGTCATCGTCGGCCCGATCGGCTTCGTCATCGGTGCAACGTCAGGCTATCTCGGAGGTTGGGTCGACGTGGTGCTGATGCGCATCACCGATATTTTTCTCTCCTTCCCGAGCCTGGTTCTGGCGCTGGCGTTTTCCGCGGCCCTCGGCCCCGGCATCGAGAACGCGGTCATCGCCATCGCGCTCACCGTCTGGCCGCCAATTGCCCGCCTGGCGCGCGCAGAAACCCTGACCTTCCGCAATGCCGACTTCGTCGTCGCGGCCGAGCTGCAGGGGGCGGGCATGATGCGCATTCTCCTGCGTCATATCGTGCCGCTTTGTGCGCCGTCTGTCGTTGTGCGCCTGACGCTTAACATGTCGAGCATCATTCTGACCGCCGCGGGCCTCGGATTCCTCGGACTGGGCGCCCAGCCCCCGATGCCCGAGTGGGGCGCCATGGCGGCATCCGGGCGGCAATACCTGCTCGACGCATGGTGGCTGACCACCATTCCCGGCATCGCGATCTTGACCGTGAGCCTCGCCTTCAACCTGCTCGGCGACGGCCTGCGCGACATTCTGGATCCTAGAAATGCATAA
- a CDS encoding ABC transporter ATP-binding protein has protein sequence MHKSADTILTIENMSVEFPTLSGSVMAVRDVSFSVGREKVGIIGESGSGKSTTGRAIMGLQPPKARVKADRMAFEEVDLLKTTEQDMLKIRGRRIAMILQDPKYSLNPVMSVGEQIAETVLLHEGVSRKEARARTLAMLERVRIRDPHRVFDLYPHEVSGGMGQRIMISMMLIASPSLIIADEPTSALDVTVRQQVLSILDELVAERNIGLIFISHDLNLVRSFCDRVIIMYAGRIVETITAAELDNARHPYTRGLLNALPSLDHPRDRLDVLQRDPAWLENK, from the coding sequence ATGCATAAGTCTGCGGATACCATTCTGACGATCGAGAACATGTCCGTCGAGTTTCCGACATTGTCTGGCTCCGTCATGGCAGTGCGTGATGTCTCCTTTAGCGTCGGTCGCGAGAAAGTCGGCATCATCGGCGAATCCGGATCGGGCAAGAGCACCACCGGCCGCGCCATCATGGGGCTCCAGCCGCCCAAGGCGCGGGTAAAGGCGGATCGCATGGCCTTTGAAGAGGTGGACCTCTTGAAGACCACCGAGCAGGACATGCTGAAGATTCGCGGACGCCGCATCGCCATGATCCTGCAGGATCCGAAATATTCGCTGAACCCCGTCATGAGCGTCGGCGAGCAAATCGCAGAAACCGTATTGTTGCATGAAGGGGTATCCCGCAAGGAAGCGCGTGCCCGCACGCTCGCCATGCTGGAACGGGTCCGAATCCGCGATCCCCATCGCGTGTTCGATCTTTATCCGCACGAAGTCTCCGGCGGCATGGGTCAGCGCATCATGATCTCGATGATGCTGATCGCTTCCCCCTCGCTGATCATCGCCGACGAGCCAACATCGGCGCTCGACGTGACAGTGCGCCAGCAGGTGTTGTCGATCCTCGACGAGCTGGTGGCGGAACGCAATATCGGGCTGATCTTCATCTCGCACGATCTTAATCTGGTGCGCAGTTTCTGCGACCGGGTGATCATCATGTACGCCGGGCGCATCGTCGAGACCATCACAGCGGCAGAGCTGGACAATGCCCGGCACCCCTATACCCGCGGCCTGCTCAATGCACTGCCGAGCCTCGATCACCCGCGTGACCGGCTGGACGTCCTTCAGCGCGATCCGGCCTGGCTGGAGAACAAATGA
- a CDS encoding ABC transporter ATP-binding protein → MSMIKVENLAVSYGKPGSEVRVVKDVSFSVARGEAFGLVGESGCGKSTILGALAGRNKQWTGLIAIDGESIEQKRTRAQLAKQQMVFQDPFGSIHPRHTIARTLLEPLEIHGIDRRQERVAKVLDDVGLPQNFRYRFPHQLSGGQRQRVAIARALILSPRILLLDEPTSALDVSIQAEILNLLKDLREREGLTYILVSHDLAVVSHLCDRVAVMQDGGFVEIAEKRQLIEGTVTHPYTRTLMDGSRGYVPAI, encoded by the coding sequence ATGTCCATGATCAAGGTGGAAAACCTTGCTGTATCCTACGGCAAGCCCGGTAGCGAAGTTCGCGTCGTCAAGGATGTGTCCTTCTCCGTGGCCCGGGGCGAAGCCTTCGGCCTGGTTGGCGAAAGCGGCTGCGGCAAGTCGACGATCCTCGGCGCGCTGGCCGGCCGCAACAAGCAGTGGACCGGCCTTATCGCCATCGACGGTGAGTCCATAGAACAGAAGCGCACCCGCGCCCAGCTCGCCAAGCAGCAGATGGTGTTCCAGGACCCGTTCGGCTCGATCCACCCGCGCCACACAATCGCGCGCACTTTGCTGGAGCCTTTGGAAATCCATGGCATCGACCGACGACAGGAGCGTGTCGCAAAGGTGCTGGACGATGTGGGTCTGCCGCAGAATTTCCGCTACCGTTTTCCGCACCAGCTTTCCGGCGGCCAGCGCCAGCGCGTCGCCATCGCCCGCGCCCTGATCCTGTCGCCACGCATCCTGCTGCTGGACGAGCCAACGTCCGCTCTCGACGTCTCTATCCAGGCGGAAATCCTCAATCTTCTGAAGGACCTGCGCGAGCGAGAAGGCCTGACCTATATTCTTGTCAGCCACGATCTCGCAGTTGTCTCCCATCTCTGCGACCGCGTTGCCGTGATGCAGGATGGCGGCTTCGTCGAAATTGCTGAAAAGAGGCAGCTGATCGAGGGGACGGTCACCCACCCCTATACCCGCACCCTGATGGACGGCAGCCGCGGCTATGTTCCCGCGATCTAA